A window of Streptomyces armeniacus contains these coding sequences:
- a CDS encoding alanine racemase: MALTLYVDTDRWRAHQQSVIQQFPGIVPVCKGNGYGFGHERLSDEVTRFGSDVMAVGTTYEAARTKDFFGGDLLVLTPYRRDEEPVPLPDRVIRSVSSVEGVGLMRGARVVIEVMSSMKRHGVTEADLGRLHAAIDEVRLEGFAIHLPLDRTDGTDAVDEVIGWMDRLRTARLPLDTMFVSHLKPDEFARLQQQFPQTNFRARIGTHLWLGDHAATEYRGSVLDVTRVGKGDRFGYRQQKTAGEGWLVVVAGGTSHGVGLEAPKALHGMTSRAKGVARAGLATVNRNLSPFVWGGKQRWFAEPPHMQVSILFVPDDAPEPKVGEELVAHLRHTTTMVDRTVDR; this comes from the coding sequence ATGGCGCTCACCCTCTATGTCGACACCGATCGCTGGCGGGCGCACCAGCAGTCGGTGATCCAGCAGTTCCCCGGCATCGTCCCGGTCTGCAAGGGCAACGGCTACGGCTTCGGCCACGAGCGGCTCTCGGACGAGGTCACACGCTTCGGCTCGGACGTGATGGCCGTCGGGACGACCTACGAGGCCGCCCGTACAAAGGACTTCTTCGGCGGCGACCTGCTCGTGCTCACCCCGTACCGGCGGGACGAGGAACCGGTGCCGCTGCCGGACCGGGTGATCCGGTCGGTGTCCTCGGTGGAGGGCGTGGGCCTGATGCGCGGGGCCCGCGTCGTGATCGAGGTCATGAGCAGCATGAAGCGGCACGGCGTCACGGAGGCGGACCTGGGGCGGCTGCACGCCGCCATAGACGAGGTGCGCCTGGAGGGCTTCGCGATCCACCTGCCGCTGGACCGTACGGACGGCACGGACGCGGTGGACGAGGTCATCGGCTGGATGGACCGGCTGCGGACGGCGCGGCTGCCGCTGGACACGATGTTCGTGAGCCATCTGAAGCCGGACGAGTTCGCGCGGCTGCAGCAGCAGTTCCCGCAGACGAACTTCCGCGCGCGGATCGGCACCCACCTGTGGCTGGGCGATCACGCGGCCACGGAGTACCGCGGTTCGGTGCTGGACGTGACGCGGGTCGGCAAGGGCGACCGGTTCGGGTACCGGCAGCAGAAGACGGCCGGCGAGGGCTGGCTCGTCGTGGTGGCGGGCGGCACGTCGCACGGGGTCGGGCTGGAGGCGCCGAAGGCGCTGCACGGGATGACCTCGCGCGCGAAGGGCGTCGCGCGGGCCGGGCTGGCGACGGTCAACCGGAACCTGTCGCCGTTCGTGTGGGGCGGCAAGCAGCGCTGGTTCGCGGAGCCGCCGCACATGCAGGTGTCGATCCTGTTCGTGCCGGACGACGCGCCGGAGCCGAAGGTGGGCGAGGAGCTGGTGGCGCACCTGCGGCACACGACGACGATGGTGGACCGTACGGTCGACCGCTGA
- a CDS encoding lipid II:glycine glycyltransferase FemX, translating to MSLSLRTISREQHLAYIQSLPSASHCQVPAWADVKNEWRSENLGWFDDRDGQLVGVGLVLYRQLPKVKRYLAYLPEGPVINWHAPNLEDWLKPMLAHLKAKGAFSVKMGPPVVIRRWDAAAIKRGIQDPDVKRLRDVEATEIVPRAFEVADRLRKMGWQQGEDGGAGFGDVQPRYVFQVPLEGRTLEEVHKGFNQLWRRNIKKADKAGVEVVQGGYEDLAEWQALYEVTAQRDHFRPRPLAYFQRMWTTLNGEDPKRMRLYFARHEGEAVAAATMLVVGGHVWYSYGASANHKREVRPSNAMQWRMLQDAYALGASVYDLRGISDSLDESDHLFGLIQFKVGTGGQAAEYLGEWDFPLNKLLHKALDMYMNRR from the coding sequence ATGAGTCTGTCCTTGAGGACCATCAGCCGCGAGCAGCATCTGGCGTACATCCAGAGCCTGCCCTCGGCCAGTCACTGTCAGGTTCCGGCGTGGGCGGACGTCAAGAACGAGTGGCGGTCGGAGAACCTGGGCTGGTTCGACGACCGCGACGGGCAGCTGGTGGGTGTCGGCCTGGTGCTGTACCGCCAACTGCCCAAGGTGAAGCGGTATCTGGCGTATCTGCCCGAGGGCCCGGTGATCAACTGGCATGCGCCGAACCTGGAGGACTGGCTCAAGCCGATGCTGGCGCATCTGAAGGCGAAGGGCGCGTTCTCGGTCAAGATGGGCCCGCCCGTGGTGATCCGGCGCTGGGACGCGGCCGCGATCAAGCGGGGCATCCAGGACCCGGACGTGAAGCGGCTGCGCGATGTCGAGGCGACGGAGATCGTGCCGCGCGCGTTCGAGGTGGCGGACCGGCTGCGGAAGATGGGCTGGCAGCAGGGTGAGGACGGCGGCGCGGGCTTCGGCGACGTGCAGCCGCGGTACGTGTTCCAGGTGCCGCTGGAGGGGCGGACGCTGGAGGAGGTCCACAAGGGCTTCAACCAGCTGTGGCGGCGCAACATCAAGAAGGCCGACAAGGCGGGCGTCGAGGTCGTCCAGGGCGGCTACGAGGATCTGGCCGAGTGGCAGGCGCTGTACGAAGTCACCGCGCAGCGCGACCACTTCCGGCCCCGCCCGCTGGCGTACTTCCAGCGGATGTGGACGACGCTGAACGGCGAGGACCCGAAGCGGATGCGGCTGTACTTCGCGCGCCACGAGGGTGAGGCGGTGGCGGCGGCGACGATGCTCGTCGTCGGGGGGCACGTCTGGTACTCGTACGGCGCGTCCGCGAACCACAAGCGCGAGGTCCGGCCGTCGAACGCGATGCAGTGGCGGATGCTGCAGGATGCGTACGCGCTGGGTGCGAGCGTGTACGACCTGCGCGGCATCAGTGACTCGCTGGACGAGTCGGACCACCTCTTCGGGCTGATCCAGTTCAAGGTGGGCACGGGCGGGCAGGCTGCGGAGTACCTCGGCGAATGGGACTTCCCCCTCAACAAGCTGCTGCACAAGGCGCTGGACATGTACATGAACCGGCGCTGA
- the rpsF gene encoding 30S ribosomal protein S6, with protein sequence MRHYEVMVILDPDLEERAVSPLIESFLSVVREGNGKVEKVDTWGRRRLSYEIKKKPEGIYSVIDLQAEPAVVKELDRQMNLNESVLRTKVLRPEMH encoded by the coding sequence ATGCGTCACTACGAGGTGATGGTCATCCTCGACCCCGATCTCGAGGAGCGAGCAGTCTCCCCGCTGATCGAGTCCTTCCTTTCCGTCGTCCGCGAGGGCAACGGCAAGGTGGAGAAGGTCGACACCTGGGGCCGTCGTCGTCTCTCCTACGAGATCAAGAAGAAGCCCGAGGGTATCTACTCGGTCATCGACCTGCAGGCCGAGCCCGCGGTCGTCAAGGAGCTCGACCGTCAGATGAACCTGAACGAGTCGGTCCTCCGGACCAAGGTCCTCCGTCCCGAGATGCACTGA
- a CDS encoding single-stranded DNA-binding protein, whose product MAGETVITVVGNLVDDPELRFTPSGAAVAKFRVASTPRTFDRQTNEWKDGESLFLTCSVWRQAAENVAESLTKGTRVVVQGRLKQRSYEDREGIKRTVYELDVDEVGASLRNATAKITKTSGRGGQGGGGGGWGGGPGGQQGGGGAPAGDPWATSAPAGGGQQGGGGGGWGGGSGGSGGGYSDEPPF is encoded by the coding sequence ATGGCAGGCGAGACCGTCATCACGGTCGTCGGCAATCTCGTCGACGACCCCGAGCTGCGCTTCACCCCCTCCGGTGCGGCGGTCGCGAAGTTCCGCGTCGCGTCCACCCCGCGCACCTTCGACCGGCAGACCAACGAGTGGAAGGACGGCGAAAGCCTGTTCCTGACCTGCTCGGTCTGGCGGCAGGCGGCGGAGAACGTCGCCGAGTCCCTCACCAAGGGCACGCGCGTCGTCGTACAGGGCCGCCTCAAGCAGCGGTCGTACGAGGACCGTGAGGGCATCAAGCGCACGGTCTACGAGCTGGACGTCGACGAGGTCGGCGCCAGCCTGCGCAACGCGACCGCGAAGATCACCAAGACCAGCGGCCGCGGTGGCCAGGGCGGCGGCGGAGGCGGCTGGGGCGGCGGCCCCGGTGGCCAGCAGGGCGGCGGCGGTGCGCCCGCGGGCGACCCGTGGGCCACCAGCGCACCCGCCGGCGGCGGCCAGCAGGGCGGCGGCGGTGGCGGCTGGGGCGGAGGCTCCGGCGGCTCCGGCGGCGGCTACTCGGACGAGCCCCCCTTCTGA
- the rpsR gene encoding 30S ribosomal protein S18: MAKPPPRKPKKKVCVFCKDKITYVDYKDTNLLRKFISDRGKIRARRVTGNCTQHQRDVATAVKNSREVALLPYTSTAR; encoded by the coding sequence ATGGCGAAGCCGCCTCCGCGCAAGCCGAAGAAGAAGGTTTGCGTCTTCTGCAAGGACAAGATCACCTACGTTGACTACAAGGACACGAACCTGCTGCGGAAGTTCATTTCCGACCGCGGCAAGATCCGTGCCCGCAGGGTCACCGGCAACTGCACCCAGCACCAGCGCGACGTCGCCACGGCCGTGAAGAACAGCCGTGAGGTCGCGCTGCTGCCCTACACGTCGACCGCGCGCTAA
- the rplI gene encoding 50S ribosomal protein L9, translating to MKIILTNEVSGLGTAGDVVEVRDGYARNYLIPRGFAIRWTKGGEQDVAQIRRGRKIREIATIEQANEVKGQLEGVTVALTVRAGEGGRLFGSVTPADIATAVKESKGPDLDKRRVEIGSPIKTLGSHKVSVRLHPEVVASFDVEVKTA from the coding sequence ATGAAGATCATCCTGACCAACGAGGTCTCCGGCCTCGGCACCGCGGGCGACGTCGTCGAGGTACGCGACGGCTACGCACGCAACTACCTGATCCCGCGCGGTTTCGCGATCCGCTGGACCAAGGGCGGCGAGCAGGACGTGGCGCAGATCCGGCGGGGTCGCAAGATCCGCGAGATCGCCACGATCGAGCAGGCCAACGAGGTCAAGGGCCAGCTCGAGGGCGTCACCGTCGCCCTCACCGTCCGCGCGGGCGAGGGCGGCCGTCTCTTCGGCTCCGTCACCCCGGCCGACATCGCCACGGCGGTGAAGGAGTCCAAGGGACCGGACCTGGACAAGCGCCGGGTCGAGATCGGCTCGCCGATCAAGACCCTGGGCTCGCACAAGGTCTCGGTACGCCTGCACCCCGAGGTCGTCGCCAGCTTCGACGTCGAGGTCAAGACGGCATAG